A genomic stretch from Anaerolinea thermophila UNI-1 includes:
- a CDS encoding S41 family peptidase, with translation MNKSIRYFVLGFIALILLAGAFSGGIVVGWLLPNRSASTTPTGPFISSASTTGGTPEDLQTLFKPFWEAWNIVNDQYVEQPVNQEKLMRGAISGMLQSLGDPHTSYMDPDQYRQANMPMSGEYEGIGAWVDITGAYVKIISPMPNSPAEKAGLKAGDIILKVNGEDMTGIDGNLVLRRILGPAGTQVTLTVQREGESEPLEFTIIRAKITIPSVESKMLDDGIGYIRLFTFGEKTTDELKNALKEILKQNPKGLVLDLRNNGGGYLTTAIEVVSQFIDKGVVMYEQYGDGREKSFNAIPGGLATKIPLVVLINEGTASASEITAGAIQDYQRGILVGTTSFGKGSVQNWVALDNDQGAIRVTVARWLTPNKRQINGTGLTPDVEVPMTEEDIKAEKDPQLDKAIELLKSGNPAP, from the coding sequence ATGAATAAATCTATTCGTTACTTTGTGCTCGGGTTTATTGCGTTGATCCTTCTGGCTGGAGCCTTTTCCGGAGGAATCGTCGTAGGGTGGCTGCTTCCCAATCGTAGTGCTTCTACCACGCCTACCGGTCCCTTTATTTCGTCTGCCTCTACCACAGGTGGAACCCCCGAAGACTTACAAACCTTATTCAAGCCTTTCTGGGAAGCCTGGAATATTGTGAATGACCAGTATGTAGAACAACCAGTCAATCAGGAAAAACTCATGCGTGGTGCTATCAGCGGGATGCTTCAGTCCTTGGGAGACCCGCACACCTCTTACATGGACCCAGATCAATATCGCCAAGCCAATATGCCAATGAGCGGAGAATACGAAGGCATCGGTGCGTGGGTAGATATTACCGGCGCATATGTGAAAATCATCAGTCCCATGCCCAACTCTCCGGCAGAAAAAGCTGGATTGAAAGCCGGAGATATTATCCTCAAGGTTAATGGCGAAGATATGACCGGTATAGACGGTAATCTGGTGCTGAGGCGAATCCTTGGGCCAGCCGGTACTCAGGTGACCCTGACTGTTCAACGGGAAGGGGAAAGTGAGCCCCTAGAATTTACCATCATCCGGGCTAAAATTACCATTCCAAGCGTAGAGAGCAAAATGCTCGATGATGGAATCGGTTATATCCGGCTTTTCACCTTTGGAGAAAAAACTACAGACGAACTCAAAAACGCCTTGAAAGAAATCCTCAAACAAAATCCCAAAGGGCTGGTACTGGATTTACGGAACAATGGAGGCGGCTATCTCACCACTGCTATAGAGGTGGTATCGCAGTTTATCGATAAAGGCGTGGTGATGTATGAGCAGTATGGGGATGGGCGGGAAAAATCCTTTAACGCGATCCCTGGAGGACTGGCTACGAAAATTCCCCTGGTAGTACTGATTAACGAAGGTACCGCTTCTGCCTCTGAAATTACCGCAGGGGCTATTCAGGATTATCAACGGGGTATCCTGGTGGGCACCACCTCTTTTGGGAAAGGCTCGGTGCAAAACTGGGTGGCTCTGGACAATGACCAGGGCGCCATTCGGGTCACGGTAGCCCGCTGGCTGACTCCCAACAAAAGGCAAATCAACGGTACCGGTCTGACCCCTGATGTTGAAGTTCCCATGACCGAAGAAGATATCAAAGCCGAAAAAGACCCTCAACTGGATAAAGCCATTGAA